The following are encoded together in the Halopiger aswanensis genome:
- a CDS encoding extracellular solute-binding protein — MERRQVLTGIGGLTTVAVAGCLGGDERGTTLWHDFTDAEESDLETYLETFNEGREDTLDAEGISEIEDQLDTALAAGDGPETFAWAHDWIGVYDDQGFVYDASDDVSVDLGSEYTEAAAQAVQWDGAVYGLPYAAETVSLMYNAEMVDQPPETIDEMVSIMEEHHDPENGQYGLSCPAIDPYFLSGYLQAFGGYIFDEQNEELGIEADEFIEGVELVQNSIWEYVPNDPSYESQVPVFNDGNAPFAINGPWELAGFRDAGIDAQVAPLPGVEGGEPSPYTGIQTWYFTSQLEDAEEAALGTTIDWAEWYTTNEDVIIGNAQNHGAIPVHQDYVEHEDLGDDVQQFAETVGMGVPMPSHPMMDQVWTPFEEALERVFQGQAGPTESMESAAEEIRGRWE, encoded by the coding sequence ATGGAACGCAGGCAAGTTCTGACCGGGATCGGGGGGCTAACGACGGTTGCTGTCGCGGGCTGTCTCGGCGGCGACGAACGCGGAACGACGCTCTGGCACGACTTCACCGACGCCGAAGAGAGCGATCTCGAGACCTACCTCGAGACGTTCAACGAGGGGCGCGAGGACACGCTGGACGCCGAGGGCATCTCGGAGATCGAAGACCAGCTCGATACGGCCCTCGCCGCGGGCGACGGCCCGGAAACGTTCGCGTGGGCGCACGACTGGATCGGCGTCTACGACGACCAGGGGTTCGTCTACGACGCGAGTGACGACGTCAGCGTCGACCTCGGTTCGGAGTACACTGAGGCGGCCGCACAAGCAGTGCAGTGGGACGGCGCGGTGTACGGCCTTCCGTACGCGGCCGAAACCGTCTCGCTCATGTACAACGCCGAGATGGTCGACCAGCCGCCGGAGACGATCGACGAGATGGTGTCGATCATGGAGGAGCACCACGATCCCGAAAACGGACAGTACGGGCTCTCGTGTCCGGCGATCGACCCGTACTTCCTGAGCGGCTACCTGCAGGCGTTCGGCGGTTACATCTTCGACGAGCAAAACGAGGAGCTGGGCATCGAGGCCGACGAGTTCATCGAGGGAGTCGAACTGGTTCAAAACTCCATCTGGGAGTACGTGCCGAACGACCCGTCCTACGAGTCCCAGGTGCCGGTTTTCAACGACGGCAACGCGCCGTTCGCCATCAACGGGCCGTGGGAGCTCGCCGGCTTCCGCGACGCCGGAATCGACGCGCAGGTCGCGCCGCTGCCGGGGGTCGAGGGCGGCGAACCGTCCCCCTACACGGGGATCCAGACGTGGTACTTCACGTCGCAACTCGAGGACGCCGAGGAGGCGGCGCTCGGCACGACGATCGACTGGGCCGAGTGGTACACGACGAACGAGGACGTGATCATCGGTAACGCCCAGAACCACGGAGCCATCCCGGTCCACCAGGACTACGTGGAGCACGAGGACCTCGGCGACGACGTCCAGCAGTTCGCCGAAACCGTCGGGATGGGCGTCCCCATGCCGTCGCATCCGATGATGGATCAGGTCTGGACACCGTTCGAGGAAGCCCTCGAGCGGGTCTTCCAGGGACAGGCCGGGCCGACGGAATCGATGGAATCGGCCGCCGAAGAGATCCGCGGCCGCTGGGAGTAA